From Oligoflexia bacterium, the proteins below share one genomic window:
- a CDS encoding squalene/phytoene synthase family protein: MNSIDYKHSHQVCSKITQHYSKSFYYLFRFLPEAKRQALYATHAFTMITTHGMKNTHTPGQKQMHFKKCEDIIKRAYKHDRKYFNHAIEPALEQAISRYEIPEKFFNDFLTGVHLSEYFKQPLEEINLIEYCHYAKGCITQIYSMILAHDQVPLHEADSLGIALELSRIAAQINLDQKANKTYVPQTWLENGQVTSKTLDKVVQTAENFNAVAWRGINLLEKDGSQYAATVVSLTTARILRKIKNKGSAVLEKTQQLTFFEKMLILPKSLSCKP, encoded by the coding sequence ATGAACTCAATAGATTATAAACATAGCCATCAAGTCTGCAGTAAAATAACGCAGCATTATTCTAAATCATTTTACTATCTATTTAGGTTTTTGCCCGAAGCAAAACGTCAGGCCCTCTACGCAACTCACGCATTCACCATGATTACTACCCATGGTATGAAAAACACCCACACACCTGGGCAAAAACAAATGCACTTTAAAAAATGCGAAGATATCATCAAACGAGCCTATAAACATGATCGTAAGTATTTTAATCACGCCATAGAACCTGCCCTTGAGCAGGCGATTTCGCGTTATGAAATTCCAGAAAAATTTTTCAATGATTTTCTAACTGGGGTTCATTTAAGCGAATATTTTAAGCAGCCTCTAGAAGAAATTAATCTCATCGAATACTGTCATTATGCCAAAGGCTGCATTACCCAAATTTATTCAATGATTTTAGCTCATGACCAAGTACCACTGCATGAAGCTGATAGTTTAGGAATCGCTCTTGAGCTTTCGCGAATTGCAGCTCAAATTAACTTAGATCAAAAAGCAAACAAAACTTATGTTCCACAAACTTGGCTTGAAAACGGACAAGTTACCTCAAAGACTTTAGATAAGGTCGTGCAAACTGCTGAGAATTTCAATGCAGTTGCTTGGCGCGGTATTAACTTATTGGAAAAAGATGGAAGTCAATACGCAGCTACTGTGGTTTCATTAACTACGGCTCGAATTTTAAGGAAAATTAAAAATAAGGGTTCAGCAGTACTTGAGAAAACGCAACAACTGACTTTTTTTGAAAAAATGCTCATTCTACCAAAGTCATTAAGTTGTAAACCCTAG
- a CDS encoding DMT family transporter codes for MPSKSTKVQYLSILGLFVATMAWGASFFLVKTATMQVGIWPFLWWRFLCSVILIAMMFPKRLLASKPPVMRAGAVVGGLLFGAIWTQTLGLQYTTAGRSGFITALYVPLTPLIAWIIWKQKITFKQTLVMIFALFGLYVLTQGENLVTGFFDWFNTINTGDAWTILTALICALHILAVEYYSRREADSINLGIWQFIWCAICAGGISLWSSHKTEDVWNILSWSQEPLLALFVTVVFSTCFGFTMQIICQKTIGSLKAALIFALEAPFAIMFAFLFIGEKMGTQEAVGALIVFLTSIIPESWLIKTHKSKEIIVHGPL; via the coding sequence TTGCCAAGTAAAAGTACGAAGGTTCAATATCTTTCTATTTTAGGCTTGTTTGTGGCCACAATGGCTTGGGGGGCGAGCTTTTTCTTGGTTAAAACGGCCACAATGCAGGTAGGTATTTGGCCGTTTTTATGGTGGCGGTTTTTATGTTCCGTAATTTTAATTGCCATGATGTTTCCTAAACGCCTTTTAGCAAGTAAGCCCCCTGTCATGAGAGCGGGTGCAGTTGTAGGAGGTTTACTTTTTGGGGCTATCTGGACACAAACCTTGGGCCTTCAATATACAACTGCTGGAAGATCAGGTTTTATCACGGCACTGTATGTTCCTTTAACGCCCCTTATTGCATGGATTATATGGAAACAAAAAATAACTTTTAAACAAACCCTGGTAATGATTTTTGCACTTTTTGGACTCTATGTGCTTACACAGGGTGAGAATCTCGTCACAGGTTTTTTTGATTGGTTTAATACAATAAACACAGGTGATGCCTGGACAATACTTACAGCCCTTATCTGTGCACTTCATATTTTGGCGGTTGAGTATTATTCAAGGCGTGAGGCCGACAGTATTAACTTAGGGATTTGGCAATTTATTTGGTGTGCGATATGTGCTGGTGGAATTTCTTTATGGAGTTCTCATAAAACTGAAGATGTCTGGAACATTCTAAGTTGGTCACAAGAACCCCTATTGGCACTTTTTGTAACCGTCGTGTTTTCAACATGTTTTGGGTTTACAATGCAAATTATATGTCAAAAAACCATTGGGTCACTTAAGGCCGCATTGATTTTTGCACTTGAGGCGCCCTTTGCTATTATGTTTGCATTTTTGTTCATCGGTGAAAAAATGGGTACTCAAGAAGCAGTTGGCGCTTTAATTGTTTTTTTAACTAGTATCATTCCCGAGTCTTGGCTTATTAAGACACATAAATCGAAGGAGATAATTGTTCATGGCCCACTTTGA
- a CDS encoding SRPBCC family protein has translation MAHFEFSSVLPFPRADVFEFSTDPENLSKIMVDFKIEATSPITKLKKGIEYEMRISRFGISVIWGVVIEELIQNELFRDRQSHGPFSLWVHTHKFEDHGHGTLLTELIEYDLAFGILGKLADDLFIKRELQKLFESRHAKTLELLTQVKNKKNK, from the coding sequence ATGGCCCACTTTGAGTTTTCATCTGTACTTCCGTTTCCACGAGCCGATGTTTTTGAGTTTTCCACCGACCCTGAAAATCTCTCAAAAATTATGGTCGATTTTAAAATCGAAGCCACATCCCCCATAACTAAACTTAAAAAAGGTATCGAATATGAAATGCGGATCTCTCGATTTGGCATTTCTGTAATTTGGGGAGTTGTCATTGAAGAGTTGATTCAAAATGAGCTTTTTCGTGACAGACAAAGTCACGGGCCATTCTCACTTTGGGTTCATACACATAAATTTGAAGATCATGGGCATGGTACATTGCTTACGGAACTTATTGAGTATGATTTAGCTTTTGGCATACTTGGTAAATTGGCTGACGATTTATTTATTAAAAGAGAACTCCAAAAACTTTTTGAATCTCGGCATGCAAAAACATTAGAGCTTTTAACTCAAGTGAAAAATAAAAAAAATAAATAG
- a CDS encoding MFS transporter, with the protein MKSLVYSIYDGFFYSCMVGFSETYFSAYALFLGANNFQIGLLTSVPPFLAGISQFATVSLEKRIASRRNIVCFGVFTQLITLIPLFLAYYFTSLRLEIYILLVCLYFASNAIIGPVWNSWMGDLVTPQQRGLYFGRRNRIVTIGTFGSMTVAGFILRYFKEQSKELEGFAILFALALGSRIISLIYLTKKNDPPHHEPAAHPQGFFKFLKDLPKQNFGMLILYMCMLNLAVFVSAAYFTPLMIREYKIDYLTYTAIISATALTKFITFPFWGEMCDKLGARKILNICGTLMAFNLIPWLITQKPIYLFLSQAFTGFVWAGYEISTFIFLLDATKPNERTQITSYLNILVASFGLLGGLIGAAIFQWHPQSMNPFIIVFIISGILRILALLLFGQKLEEVRVIAPVKASEVFLKATGFKSAMGMTSKLVVYGKRKTKKK; encoded by the coding sequence GTGAAAAGCTTAGTCTATTCGATTTATGATGGGTTTTTCTACAGTTGTATGGTGGGTTTTAGCGAAACTTACTTTTCTGCCTACGCACTTTTTTTGGGGGCTAATAATTTCCAAATCGGCCTGTTAACGAGTGTTCCGCCCTTTTTAGCCGGTATTTCTCAATTTGCTACGGTGTCACTTGAAAAACGAATTGCGTCTAGAAGAAACATCGTATGTTTTGGCGTTTTCACTCAACTCATAACACTTATACCCCTCTTTTTAGCCTATTATTTTACTAGTTTACGACTAGAAATTTACATTCTACTTGTATGTCTTTACTTCGCTTCCAACGCCATTATCGGCCCCGTTTGGAACAGCTGGATGGGCGATTTAGTCACCCCACAACAACGTGGTCTCTACTTTGGTAGACGAAATCGAATCGTCACTATCGGCACTTTTGGTTCAATGACGGTTGCAGGCTTTATACTTCGTTATTTTAAAGAGCAATCAAAGGAGCTAGAAGGCTTTGCCATACTTTTTGCTCTAGCCCTTGGTTCAAGAATAATTAGTTTAATTTATCTCACAAAAAAGAATGACCCTCCACATCATGAACCAGCAGCACACCCTCAAGGCTTTTTTAAATTTTTAAAAGATCTGCCAAAGCAAAATTTTGGAATGCTTATACTCTACATGTGCATGCTTAATTTGGCAGTGTTTGTGTCAGCTGCTTATTTTACGCCACTCATGATTCGTGAGTATAAAATCGATTACCTCACTTACACAGCAATTATTAGCGCCACTGCACTTACAAAATTTATCACATTCCCCTTTTGGGGTGAGATGTGTGACAAACTCGGTGCACGAAAAATTCTAAATATCTGCGGCACACTCATGGCTTTTAACTTAATCCCATGGCTTATCACTCAAAAACCAATTTATTTATTCTTATCACAAGCATTCACAGGATTTGTTTGGGCGGGATATGAAATATCAACTTTCATTTTTTTACTCGACGCAACTAAGCCCAATGAACGTACACAAATTACAAGTTATCTAAATATCTTAGTCGCAAGTTTTGGATTATTAGGCGGTCTTATTGGGGCTGCGATTTTTCAGTGGCACCCACAAAGCATGAATCCATTTATTATAGTTTTCATCATTAGTGGAATATTACGCATTTTAGCACTTCTACTCTTTGGGCAAAAACTTGAAGAAGTGAGAGTTATTGCTCCGGTGAAAGCTAGTGAAGTTTTCTTAAAAGCCACTGGGTTTAAATCTGCAATGGGAATGACATCAAAGCTTGTGGTTTATGGAAAAAGAAAAACTAAGAAAAAATAA
- a CDS encoding glutathione S-transferase N-terminal domain-containing protein: MKLELYHFESCPYCKRVIKAINELGLKDKIAMYDTLEDPAAGDRLLAINDDEQVPCLVVDGKPMLESDEIIAWLKENKSNIG, encoded by the coding sequence ATGAAACTTGAACTCTATCATTTCGAATCATGTCCATATTGCAAACGAGTTATTAAGGCCATTAATGAATTAGGGCTCAAAGATAAGATCGCGATGTATGATACGTTAGAAGACCCAGCTGCAGGAGACAGGCTTTTAGCCATTAATGATGATGAGCAAGTACCCTGCTTAGTTGTCGATGGCAAACCCATGCTTGAATCTGATGAAATCATCGCTTGGCTTAAAGAGAATAAATCTAATATTGGCTAA
- a CDS encoding MBL fold metallo-hydrolase, whose product MLRANIHSLLIGPEKNFCYLIYCSKTNTAALVDSAFEFDRVIKWVNSFNPQHPPEIKYLIATHGHSDHAGGFPEMLKILPNAKVVAHEFEKQRLQSAQIPLHKPLKDHEEFQVGEILVRALHTPGHTEGGCCYLIDDQLLSGDTLFVGQCGRTDLPGGSDSDLFLSLQKLKKLPATTRVFPGHDYGVTPTSTIEIEMLKNPTLIAKSLQDFIALP is encoded by the coding sequence ATGTTACGCGCAAATATTCATTCATTACTCATTGGGCCTGAGAAAAACTTTTGTTATCTCATTTACTGTTCTAAAACAAATACAGCGGCCCTTGTTGATTCAGCGTTTGAATTTGATCGTGTCATAAAATGGGTGAATAGCTTTAACCCGCAACATCCTCCAGAAATCAAATATCTCATTGCTACACACGGCCACTCAGATCACGCTGGAGGGTTTCCTGAAATGCTAAAAATACTTCCTAATGCCAAAGTAGTAGCCCATGAATTTGAAAAACAAAGGTTACAAAGTGCTCAAATTCCTCTTCATAAACCTTTAAAAGATCACGAAGAATTTCAAGTTGGTGAAATATTGGTGCGTGCCCTTCATACACCAGGGCATACAGAAGGTGGATGTTGTTATCTTATTGATGATCAACTTTTAAGTGGTGATACCCTTTTTGTTGGGCAATGTGGGAGAACTGATTTGCCCGGAGGCAGTGATAGTGATTTATTTTTAAGTCTGCAAAAACTTAAAAAATTACCAGCCACCACCCGAGTTTTTCCGGGGCATGACTATGGCGTAACACCCACATCAACAATTGAGATTGAAATGCTAAAAAACCCAACTTTAATTGCAAAGTCGTTACAAGACTTTATAGCACTTCCTTAA
- the queG gene encoding tRNA epoxyqueuosine(34) reductase QueG, whose amino-acid sequence MNALDEMSISTADQIKILGRKYFDEVAFTSATRPSTMDYYEKWIAEGQHGSMSYLARHQERKSNPQLLLHNAKSWISFILNYDTQEPLSIDLKDEFKKDKKGWIARYARGTDYHFEIEARHQKLISELKMMYPTHGFLSCVDTKAVLERDVAQRSGLGWIGKNTCLINQEFGSFVFLSEILTTLSLPQDKPVMDHCGTCTKCLDACPTKALVAPHKLDAKKCISYWTIEVNEEPPKELSKNFGTNFFGCDICQDVCPWNQKSRRTQQLSPQKESGLIDLRSLLKTTDSDLKKDVQNTSLNRAKPPHLKRNAFTVLENLEG is encoded by the coding sequence ATGAATGCTCTTGATGAAATGTCCATCTCTACAGCTGACCAGATCAAAATTCTGGGTCGTAAATACTTTGATGAAGTAGCCTTCACGTCAGCTACACGCCCTTCAACGATGGATTATTACGAAAAATGGATTGCTGAGGGGCAACATGGGTCAATGAGCTATTTGGCCAGGCATCAAGAGAGAAAATCAAACCCACAGCTTTTACTTCATAATGCAAAATCTTGGATTTCATTTATTCTCAACTATGACACTCAAGAACCGCTGAGTATTGATCTCAAAGACGAGTTTAAAAAAGATAAAAAAGGCTGGATCGCACGTTACGCTCGAGGCACTGACTATCATTTTGAAATTGAGGCTAGGCATCAAAAATTAATAAGTGAACTAAAAATGATGTATCCAACTCATGGGTTTTTAAGCTGCGTTGATACAAAAGCAGTGCTTGAACGTGACGTTGCCCAAAGATCAGGGCTTGGTTGGATAGGCAAAAACACATGTCTCATCAATCAAGAATTTGGAAGTTTTGTTTTCTTAAGTGAAATCCTCACAACCCTTTCATTGCCACAAGATAAGCCAGTGATGGATCATTGCGGAACTTGCACAAAATGTTTAGATGCCTGCCCCACAAAAGCTTTAGTGGCTCCTCACAAACTTGACGCCAAAAAATGCATTAGTTATTGGACAATTGAAGTTAACGAAGAACCTCCAAAAGAATTGTCAAAAAATTTTGGTACGAATTTTTTTGGCTGTGATATTTGCCAAGATGTCTGCCCGTGGAATCAAAAATCAAGAAGAACCCAACAGCTTTCACCGCAAAAAGAATCGGGATTAATTGATTTAAGATCATTACTTAAAACAACGGATAGCGATTTAAAAAAAGATGTCCAAAATACTTCATTAAATCGAGCCAAACCCCCACATCTTAAGCGAAATGCTTTTACTGTTTTAGAAAATTTAGAAGGATAA
- a CDS encoding CCA tRNA nucleotidyltransferase encodes MEIFKKHPQWNDVKKICTKLHGNGYTAWLAGGCVRDGLLGIMPKDFDIATNARPKKVESFFNKTVDVGKAFGVIRVIEASGDIEVATFRKDGSYTDGRRPDSVELATPQEDAKRRDFTINALFYDIFEGEVHDFVNGMVDLKSRIIRTVGLPEDRFLEDKLRIIRAVRFVSQLDFQLDKSTYDVITKFSQTITTVSWERISDELEKLLSGIRPDRGLELLQDSGLLDVIFPELIYDSKIVDYLKNTTGDSDQVILGWLFLFSLIQNADDHAKIFKRLKFSNEKAQSIATTLEIATSLLIFDRLNTPDKKKTAAENRTETAIKFLDIQNKIQPEILQYVKANRILPKPLIEAADLMSLGLKPGKTLGESLQKAFDAQLENEFTHKGEILTWIKQNLIVKPPDN; translated from the coding sequence ATGGAAATCTTTAAAAAACACCCTCAATGGAATGATGTGAAAAAAATCTGTACCAAGCTGCATGGAAATGGCTATACGGCCTGGCTTGCAGGCGGATGTGTACGAGATGGGCTTTTAGGCATCATGCCCAAAGACTTTGATATCGCAACAAATGCTCGGCCTAAAAAAGTCGAAAGTTTCTTCAATAAGACAGTTGATGTTGGTAAAGCCTTTGGGGTGATTAGAGTCATTGAGGCTTCAGGAGATATTGAAGTCGCAACATTTAGAAAAGATGGTTCATATACCGACGGGCGGCGCCCTGATTCAGTTGAACTAGCGACACCTCAAGAAGATGCTAAACGTCGTGATTTTACTATAAACGCACTTTTTTACGATATTTTTGAAGGTGAAGTTCATGACTTTGTAAATGGAATGGTTGATCTAAAGTCACGAATCATTAGAACAGTTGGGTTACCTGAAGATCGTTTTTTAGAAGATAAATTAAGAATCATACGGGCAGTTCGTTTTGTGTCCCAGCTTGATTTTCAATTAGATAAGTCTACTTATGACGTCATCACAAAATTTTCACAAACTATAACAACAGTGAGTTGGGAACGCATAAGTGATGAATTAGAAAAGTTACTTTCCGGAATAAGACCAGATCGAGGCCTTGAGCTTTTACAAGATTCTGGTTTGTTAGACGTTATATTTCCTGAACTCATATATGACTCTAAGATCGTCGATTATTTGAAAAACACTACAGGTGATTCTGACCAAGTAATTCTAGGTTGGTTATTTTTATTCTCTTTGATTCAAAATGCTGATGATCATGCTAAAATATTTAAACGACTTAAATTTTCTAATGAAAAAGCACAAAGCATTGCGACAACTCTAGAAATTGCGACGAGTCTGCTTATTTTTGATCGATTAAATACACCAGATAAAAAGAAAACCGCTGCTGAAAATAGAACTGAAACTGCAATCAAGTTTTTAGATATTCAAAATAAGATTCAACCTGAAATACTTCAATACGTGAAAGCGAATCGTATACTTCCCAAACCTCTTATTGAGGCGGCTGATTTGATGTCTTTGGGCTTAAAACCAGGAAAAACCTTAGGTGAATCACTTCAAAAGGCATTTGATGCGCAACTTGAGAATGAGTTTACTCATAAAGGGGAGATCCTCACCTGGATAAAGCAGAATTTAATAGTTAAACCGCCTGATAATTGA